Proteins from one Shewanella pealeana ATCC 700345 genomic window:
- a CDS encoding phosphopantetheine-binding protein, whose amino-acid sequence MSLDNEIKQLIIDCLDLEDVSIDDIDSEAALFGEGLGLDSIDALELGLAIKKQFDVKIEANSDATKQHFYSVASLVSFIESQRA is encoded by the coding sequence ATGAGCTTAGATAACGAAATTAAACAACTGATCATCGACTGTCTGGATTTAGAAGACGTCAGTATTGATGATATCGACTCAGAAGCGGCACTATTCGGTGAGGGCCTAGGCCTAGACTCAATTGATGCGTTGGAACTTGGCTTAGCGATTAAAAAGCAATTTGATGTGAAGATTGAAGCGAATTCTGACGCAACAAAACAGCACTTCTATAGCGTTGCTAGCTTGGTCAGTTTTATTGAGTCACAACGAGCCTAG
- a CDS encoding AMP-binding protein codes for MTNLLKSWLCQGPTAQQLISFNHHDIVTGSVFTAQVAQLKQQLSESDAKRWLLSCDSSDLFAVGICAGLLAGKQIILPANAQAGTLSELTHEFDGVLSNMPICEGKAFLRLDKDHNPPSSNWPESQEWGQLVLFTSGSSGKPKRVVKTIEQLDAEVSVLEHTFAQHLPHCSVISTVSHQHIYGLLFKILWPLAASRPFLSDLVEYPETLSYYANLFPNLCLVSSPAQLSRLPDALDHERQLRAPSLVFSSGGPLSYEASKGVANCYGQAPIEVFGSTETGGIAYRRQDTANSSWQSFAPIEIMQDEADGALLLKSPYLPDSEWLKCDDKIALQADGKFTLQGRLDRIIKVEEKRLSLVQMESLLESHPHVAKAALVMLEQPRVQLGAAIELSAEGLLQLEANGKLALNNQLKKHLLSQFERVTLPRRWRYTEQLPVNPQGKRVQADMLALFDIDKFKSK; via the coding sequence ATGACGAATCTACTGAAATCTTGGCTATGCCAGGGACCTACTGCTCAGCAGCTAATTAGCTTCAATCACCACGACATTGTGACAGGTTCGGTATTTACCGCCCAAGTCGCCCAGCTAAAGCAACAACTCAGCGAATCGGACGCCAAGCGTTGGTTACTGAGCTGCGATAGTAGCGACCTGTTTGCCGTAGGTATATGTGCAGGCTTGCTCGCGGGCAAACAGATTATCCTGCCGGCTAACGCTCAGGCTGGCACCTTAAGCGAACTCACCCATGAGTTTGATGGCGTGCTTTCCAATATGCCAATTTGCGAAGGCAAGGCCTTCTTGCGCTTAGATAAAGATCATAATCCACCAAGCAGCAACTGGCCCGAGTCACAGGAATGGGGACAGCTAGTCCTCTTTACCTCAGGCAGCAGCGGCAAGCCTAAGCGAGTCGTTAAGACGATTGAACAGCTCGATGCCGAGGTAAGCGTACTTGAGCATACTTTTGCCCAGCACCTGCCCCACTGCAGCGTGATATCGACCGTATCCCACCAGCATATTTATGGCTTACTGTTTAAGATCCTTTGGCCGTTAGCCGCAAGCCGCCCCTTTTTAAGCGATCTGGTGGAATACCCTGAAACCCTAAGCTACTACGCCAACTTGTTCCCCAATTTATGCTTAGTGAGCAGCCCGGCTCAACTCTCTCGACTCCCTGATGCACTCGATCATGAACGACAACTGCGTGCGCCAAGCTTAGTCTTTAGCTCGGGCGGACCATTAAGTTATGAAGCCTCTAAGGGAGTAGCCAATTGTTACGGCCAAGCCCCGATTGAGGTGTTTGGCAGTACCGAGACTGGCGGTATAGCTTATCGCCGCCAAGATACCGCCAACTCTAGCTGGCAAAGCTTTGCCCCCATTGAGATTATGCAAGATGAGGCCGACGGTGCACTGCTGCTAAAATCCCCTTACCTGCCAGACAGTGAGTGGCTTAAGTGTGATGATAAAATTGCCCTGCAGGCCGATGGCAAGTTTACTCTTCAAGGGCGCTTAGACCGTATCATTAAAGTCGAAGAAAAACGCCTGTCATTGGTGCAGATGGAGTCTCTGCTAGAGAGTCACCCTCATGTCGCAAAAGCTGCATTAGTCATGCTTGAACAACCTAGAGTGCAACTTGGCGCCGCCATTGAGCTTTCAGCTGAGGGATTACTGCAACTCGAAGCAAACGGCAAGCTGGCACTCAATAACCAACTCAAGAAGCACCTGTTGTCGCAGTTTGAGCGCGTCACCCTTCCTAGGCGCTGGCGCTATACAGAGCAGTTACCCGTGAACCCACAAGGTAAACGAGTGCAGGCCGACATGTTAGCCCTGTTTGATATCGATAAGTTTAAGAGCAAATGA
- a CDS encoding lysophospholipid acyltransferase family protein translates to MTNPAIHKQPIAPRLSGLAYVPRWLGGTACYMVFGLGGLLSSLTILPILRFWPGTPQQRIERVQRAVHIMFKGFVRMMTWVGLIKVTHDDLSRLSNAKGMIVTANHPTLIDVVILISLMPNAGCIVKQSLWRNPFLRGVVSCAGYIPNRGAELLLDDCKSVLERGTNLIIFPEGTRTVIGEKINDFARGAANITLRTRSDLLPVFLKTNTVGFSKQQKWYQLPRRTIGIDIEIGETLPYLRYDACAGGDAKMARQMTRDLENYYKQQLDRYL, encoded by the coding sequence GTGACTAATCCAGCAATACACAAACAACCTATCGCCCCAAGACTCTCAGGTCTCGCATATGTCCCACGTTGGTTAGGCGGCACAGCCTGCTATATGGTGTTTGGACTCGGCGGCCTACTCAGCTCATTGACGATATTACCCATCCTCAGGTTTTGGCCTGGCACTCCCCAGCAACGCATCGAGCGTGTGCAGCGCGCGGTACACATCATGTTTAAAGGCTTTGTACGCATGATGACTTGGGTAGGTCTTATCAAGGTTACCCACGATGATTTAAGCCGCCTCAGCAATGCCAAAGGCATGATAGTCACGGCTAACCACCCAACCTTAATTGATGTGGTCATCTTAATCAGCTTAATGCCCAATGCCGGTTGCATCGTCAAGCAGAGCCTATGGCGCAACCCATTTCTACGCGGCGTGGTCTCATGTGCTGGCTACATTCCCAATCGCGGCGCCGAACTACTGCTTGATGACTGCAAATCTGTACTCGAACGAGGCACCAACTTAATCATCTTCCCCGAGGGTACCCGCACCGTTATAGGTGAAAAAATCAATGATTTTGCCCGCGGCGCCGCTAATATCACTCTGCGTACTCGTAGCGATCTGTTGCCTGTTTTTCTGAAAACCAATACTGTTGGCTTCAGCAAGCAACAAAAGTGGTATCAGCTACCTAGGCGAACCATTGGCATTGATATCGAAATTGGCGAAACATTGCCTTATTTACGCTATGATGCTTGCGCCGGTGGTGATGCAAAAATGGCACGGCAGATGACTCGTGACCTCGAAAACTATTATAAACAACAATTAGATAGATACTTATGA
- a CDS encoding acyl carrier protein has protein sequence MQSREQILEMLTQILVDEFEVDAEDITLEASLYEELDLDSIDAVDLVIKLQQMTGKKIKPEEFKAVRTVDDVVSAIEGLVKE, from the coding sequence ATGCAAAGTCGTGAACAGATCCTTGAGATGCTGACTCAAATCTTAGTCGACGAGTTCGAGGTGGATGCCGAAGATATCACCCTAGAAGCTTCTTTATATGAAGAGCTCGATTTAGACAGCATCGACGCCGTTGACTTAGTGATCAAGTTACAGCAGATGACAGGTAAGAAAATTAAGCCTGAAGAGTTTAAAGCCGTTAGAACCGTAGATGATGTGGTATCAGCTATCGAAGGCTTAGTTAAAGAGTAA